CAATGTCAACTTCTCATAAAGCCCTACGAATATGCACCACTACGCATTTGATCTAACTAAACAAGATAAGAAAAGacaatgaaataaagaaatgggAAAGAGTGAAAAATGGGGATATGATATGAATCTTTAGAGTGAACAGGAGGAACTGAAAAAGAGGTTGGAAGGAGACAAAGTAAGAAAGAAATGGGAAGGGAAAAGACAAATGAAGAAACTAAAGGCAAAGTACGTATGAATTGGGAACGAGTACCGTGTCACCTCCACATAGCTCGCCTCCTTGCGCAGAGGCCCGGGTTTGACTTCCGACACAAGCTGCAATATGGGTCAACGTCACCAGACTCGCCTAACAGTGGGCATGCATGAATAACGGGACGCCATCCGTTTGGTACAGCACCTTGCAGTGATTCACAGTGAGACAGTTCCATTGACCGCAGCCTTCTATGTTTTGATAGCTCGGGTGAACTTTCCGTGGACCTCCAATCCCCAATTGACAAAAGCGAGTTTGGTAAATCAGGCAAACACCGCAGTAATCTACAGTCTTCTACACGCAGCCTCCTCAACTTATATAGTTTCGATAGTTTAGGTAACCGTTCTATCGAGTTACCTGTCATAATATGTAATTCCTTCAGCGACTCCATTTCTTCCAAATATCGAATCTCGATTAATTGAGGACACTCCCAAATTGTTAGCTCTTTGAGCCTCTCTAAACTTGATAGATCCAATATCACCAGCGACTTACAGTAATACACATCCAAATGATGGAGACACTCTAGCTGTTCGATAACGATCTCTCTTGAACTGCATTTACCGAGTGTTAACTTGGACAAATATCTCAATTCGGAAAGGAGTGGTTGTACCATCGGTGACTTGACACCCGTTAATACCAAACTATGAAGACCTAGAGGAAGCCTTGGGATAGATTGAGGATCATCACAACATAATGAAAATGACGAAAGCTGAGGAGGCAATATGAGAGATTGAGGATCATCACCAGATATGTGTAAATCTGAAAGCTTAGGAGGCCATGTCATGTCCATATTTCTACTACCATGGTATGCTAACGTTTCAAGATTCTCCAACATCCCAATGGTCTTTGGTAGCTCTCTTAACTTACTCCATTTCATATCCAAGTGCTCCAGCATTTTAAGGTATCCAATGGAATTGGGTAACTCTCTTATCATGCTACATAACATATATAAGAACTTCAATCTTTTAAGATATCCAATTGAAGCAGGTAGTTCAGTAATCTTTGTACCGCACAAGTCTAATTGGAGTAATGACTCTAGTCCTCCAATGGAGTTTGGTAGCTCCCTTATTTGAGTCCATCCTAGGCTCAAACACTCCAAGATTTTGAGATCTCCAATAGAATAGGGTAACTCTTTTATCTTGCTATGTTGCATAGTTAAGAACTTTAGTTTTTTAAGATATCCAATAGAAGCAGGAAGTGCAGTAATCTTTGAACCCCCCAATCTTAAGTCAAGCAATGATTCTAGCCCTCCAATGGAGTTTGGCAGCCCTCTTATTTTAGTGTCTCCTAAGTCCATTTCTTCCAACATTTTGAGATCTCCAATAGAATCAGGTAACTCTCTAATTCTTGTGTCATACAAATTCAATCTGAGGAGCGACCTCAATTTCCCAATGGAATCCGGAAGCCTTCTAAGCTGATAACAACGCTCTAAAGACAAGCATGTCAAGCCCGCCATCTCTCCAATAGATGGATGAAGCTCCCGCATACACAACCCTTCTAGCTTTAGacttgacaagttctttagatGGCATATTGCAGAAGGCACTACGCCCAAGTCAAAATGGGGGCTTGTAGACAACTTTGATTGTTGAATTCTGGCTACAATTATTTCCAATCGCTTTAGGCGCTCTAGCTTACCAATAGAACTACCAATTTGTGGCAACTCCGGACAATGTTCAGCAAAAACCAATATCCTCAACTTCAAGCACATTGAGAAGTCAGGAGTTGTCAAGAGATAGCATCTCATGAGATGTATAACTTGCAAGTCACTGTTCACCTGCGAAACAAACTACAATTAGAAAAGTAAGGCAAGGGAAATGGCAACAAATGTGTATATGTGATGCGAAACCATACCAAGCATGGGCCCCATCCATTCCAGTTCTCAGGAATTTCGCTATTTGAAAGCTTGAGTACGACTAAGTTCTGTAAACATAGATTGACTGCCTGCAAGTGTGAAGGGCAACGATGCCAAGAGAGCCattttaaattcaagaaaagatTCTTAAAGTCTCCCACCAAGTTTCCCCTTTCTAATTCCAAAAACCTTAAGCTAGGCAGCCTCGAAAACTCTTCACTTGTAAAGTTGCGATCTTCAGAAAGTCTAGTTAGTTTGAGAGCTATGATGTTCTTTGTTCCCTGACAACATGAAAAGGCATAAGTGAGCTTTCCTACGGTAAAAAAAAGGAACGCGTTCTGTGAGTAAATATTGCATATTCTTGTTCTATAAGTAAAGCATTATTGTTTGCTTCTACTTTTAGATTTTAAATGTACGCTATTAATATTTTCTAGATATAAATTTTTGTTACCATCTTCAATCactcaaaattaataaatttagtttttatgaTGTGCAAAGCAAAAGAACACATTCAGAAATATACTCTAATCGAGCCAATGTTCCCTTGATCGAGAAGACGGAAACTATGAATGAAATTTACCGTTCTAGTCCCCACTACTTGCAATGCAATCTTGGGTTGCCAAAGTCTACTACGCTTCCCAGGAACATTGACGTCTTCTCGTcgaacaatttctcttccaagGTCTCTAAGCAAGCCATGCATCAATAGTGTATCATCATCATTGatctttatcaaagacataCCAATGAGGAAATCGATCTCAATTTTTGGGTAAAAGGCCAAAGCTTTCCACATGTAGTATGGATAGATTCTTTCTTCACCAATATAGTAAcaagcaatatcaagaaaaatttctctTTGTTCTTCGTTTAGCATTTCAATGCTAATCTTTAATTTGTCATAGATATGTTGCTCAGGAATCGACTCTAATTTCTTCAACATATCTTTCcaaattgtttttgttttgcgATAAAGAGAACAACCAATAACTTTAAGAGCCAAAGGAAGCCCACCAGTCATGCGAGTAATATTGCAAGAAATATCATCGTAGTCACGTGGAGGGGAATCCATTCCGAAAGCATGCTTGCTAAAAAGTTGAAGGGCATCGTGATAAAGCAATTCtgtcatttgataaattttatactCTTCAATTGCCAAATTGTTGGTGTCTCTCGTTGTAATAATGATTCTGCTCCCCAGACCAAACCAATTACCCTTTGCTGCAAGCATAGAGAGTTGGTCCCACTCATATAGATCATCAAGAACAATAAGTACCTTTTTGTGGCGAAATCTCCTTTTAATCTGGTTAATCCCTATATCAGAGTCAAAAATCTCCACTGGTGTGGAGTTGAGAATTTCTGACAATAATTGCTTTTGTAATTGGACAATTTTGCCATCCTTTGCAGCTTCTTGAACACCCAAAAGGAAGCTACACCCATCAAACCGACCAGAAATTTGGTTAAA
This genomic stretch from Eucalyptus grandis isolate ANBG69807.140 chromosome 3, ASM1654582v1, whole genome shotgun sequence harbors:
- the LOC104428750 gene encoding disease resistance protein RUN1, whose product is MKRRDSSHGKAAIMTDRDDVELSLGAEFDVFLNFRGPDTRRNFTDCLYHSMDGAGIHVFRDDEEIRKGEVMKGELERAIKNSTIFMPIFSKNYASSAWCLRELAFKVDCLRNRDDNAMILPIFFDVDPDDVKLKTRLYHDALQKHEQKFGSNLVQQWKEALMEVAHIKGWDLKDTGQGQLIRSIVAEVLIKMNKREKILPDHLVGIQDCVEDVMHLLDEGSPDVRYLVIHGMGGIGKTTLAKVVFNQISGRFDGCSFLLGVQEAAKDGKIVQLQKQLLSEILNSTPVEIFDSDIGINQIKRRFRHKKVLIVLDDLYEWDQLSMLAAKGNWFGLGSRIIITTRDTNNLAIEEYKIYQMTELLYHDALQLFSKHAFGMDSPPRDYDDISCNITRMTGGLPLALKVIGCSLYRKTKTIWKDMLKKLESIPEQHIYDKLKISIEMLNEEQREIFLDIACYYIGEERIYPYYMWKALAFYPKIEIDFLIGMSLIKINDDDTLLMHGLLRDLGREIVRREDVNVPGKRSRLWQPKIALQVVGTRTGTKNIIALKLTRLSEDRNFTSEEFSRLPSLRFLELERGNLVGDFKNLFLNLKWLSWHRCPSHLQAVNLCLQNLVVLKLSNSEIPENWNGWGPCLVNSDLQVIHLMRCYLLTTPDFSMCLKLRILVFAEHCPELPQIGSSIGKLERLKRLEIIVARIQQSKLSTSPHFDLGVVPSAICHLKNLSSLKLEGLCMRELHPSIGEMAGLTCLSLERCYQLRRLPDSIGKLRSLLRLNLYDTRIRELPDSIGDLKMLEEMDLGDTKIRGLPNSIGGLESLLDLRLGGSKITALPASIGYLKKLKFLTMQHSKIKELPYSIGDLKILECLSLGWTQIRELPNSIGGLESLLQLDLCGTKITELPASIGYLKRLKFLYMLCSMIRELPNSIGYLKMLEHLDMKWSKLRELPKTIGMLENLETLAYHGSRNMDMTWPPKLSDLHISGDDPQSLILPPQLSSFSLCCDDPQSIPRLPLGLHSLVLTGVKSPMVQPLLSELRYLSKLTLGKCSSREIVIEQLECLHHLDVYYCKSLVILDLSSLERLKELTIWECPQLIEIRYLEEMESLKELHIMTGNSIERLPKLSKLYKLRRLRVEDCRLLRCLPDLPNSLLSIGDWRSTESSPELSKHRRLRSMELSHCESLQGAVPNGWRPVIHACPLLGESGDVDPYCSLCRKSNPGLCARRRAMWR